From the Bacillus tuaregi genome, one window contains:
- a CDS encoding DUF1646 family protein: protein MIGLFIILFLVLLLPFSIKKVEHNLEAFLFVMGIAAATVSGMMNFHLIEKALIDPINITLAVLIAGLITKWAQKPLETAILATSKALTPRIFLALMVIILGLAASIITAIIAAIILVIIVNVLPLERKSEVHFTILACFSIGMGAALTPIGEPLSTIVVSKLSEDFSYLFSLIGAEVIPAVIVLGVISMFFVKTKESSDTLGTDQPAESYKEIIIRAAKIYLFVMGLTFLGHGFEPLIEKYILGLAPELLYWINMLSAVLDNATLAAAEISPAMDTETIRAILLGLLIAGGMLIPGNIPNIIAAGKLNITSKEWAVFGLPVGLFIMAIYFVILFIF, encoded by the coding sequence ATGATTGGTTTATTTATTATCTTATTCTTGGTTTTGCTGTTGCCTTTTTCAATTAAAAAGGTGGAGCACAATTTAGAAGCCTTCCTGTTTGTAATGGGGATTGCCGCTGCAACGGTCAGCGGAATGATGAATTTTCATCTGATTGAGAAGGCGCTTATTGACCCAATTAATATTACACTAGCTGTCTTAATTGCCGGCTTAATAACCAAATGGGCGCAAAAGCCGCTAGAAACAGCGATTTTGGCAACTAGTAAGGCACTGACACCGCGGATTTTCCTTGCCCTTATGGTAATTATTTTAGGACTAGCTGCCAGTATTATTACCGCGATTATCGCTGCGATTATACTCGTTATTATTGTGAATGTACTGCCGCTTGAACGCAAATCTGAGGTTCATTTTACCATCCTAGCTTGTTTTTCCATTGGAATGGGCGCTGCTCTGACTCCAATTGGAGAGCCGCTTTCAACCATTGTGGTCAGCAAGCTAAGCGAGGACTTTAGCTACTTATTCTCCTTAATCGGAGCCGAGGTTATTCCGGCCGTCATCGTGCTTGGCGTTATTTCGATGTTTTTTGTTAAAACAAAGGAAAGCTCCGATACATTAGGGACTGATCAGCCGGCTGAATCCTATAAGGAAATTATCATCCGTGCAGCTAAAATCTATCTATTCGTCATGGGTTTAACCTTCTTAGGTCACGGTTTCGAGCCATTAATTGAAAAATATATCCTAGGCTTAGCCCCTGAATTATTGTATTGGATTAATATGCTTTCGGCTGTGCTGGATAACGCAACCCTTGCCGCTGCTGAAATCAGCCCGGCGATGGACACTGAAACCATCCGCGCCATCCTGCTTGGATTATTGATTGCCGGTGGAATGCTGATTCCGGGTAACATCCCGAACATTATCGCAGCTGGTAAATTAAACATCACAAGTAAAGAATGGGCAGTATTTGGACTACCAGTCGGTCTATTCATCATGGCCATCTACTTTGTTATCCTGTTTATATTCTAA
- a CDS encoding YwpF family protein produces MKTFKLISLQVAEKSGLIDIRLEDGLAINKEDSDRTWLLEAYVAATYEPYFQALLDAGHEISLQVVISRAENDPAYFQAKSLLMKKLADGHLSLLFKGKINQANTYPELLLAALIENGLSGQELLREFKEKMLTKPKLSPKK; encoded by the coding sequence ATGAAGACGTTTAAGCTCATCTCGCTGCAGGTCGCGGAGAAATCCGGGCTGATTGATATTAGGCTTGAGGACGGTCTCGCGATTAACAAGGAGGATTCCGACCGCACCTGGTTATTGGAGGCCTATGTTGCCGCCACGTACGAGCCCTATTTTCAAGCGCTGCTCGATGCGGGGCATGAAATCTCGCTGCAGGTTGTTATTTCTCGTGCCGAGAACGACCCGGCTTATTTCCAGGCGAAATCGCTGTTGATGAAAAAGCTTGCCGATGGACATTTGAGTCTCTTATTCAAAGGAAAAATTAATCAGGCGAACACCTACCCCGAGCTGCTGCTGGCGGCTTTAATTGAAAACGGCCTGTCCGGACAGGAGCTGCTGCGTGAGTTTAAAGAAAAAATGCTAACAAAACCAAAGCTTTCACCGAAAAAATAG
- the spoIIID gene encoding sporulation transcriptional regulator SpoIIID, whose protein sequence is MHDYIKERTIKIGKYIVETRKTVRVIAKEFGVSKSTVHKDLTERLPEINPDLANEVKEILDYHKSIRHLRGGEATKLKYKKEEFEEEPVQ, encoded by the coding sequence GTGCACGATTACATCAAAGAGAGAACTATCAAGATTGGAAAGTATATCGTGGAGACGAGAAAAACAGTTCGCGTGATTGCGAAGGAGTTTGGCGTGTCCAAAAGTACAGTCCATAAAGACCTGACGGAAAGACTTCCTGAAATCAATCCCGATTTAGCCAACGAAGTAAAAGAAATCTTAGATTATCATAAATCCATACGCCACTTGCGCGGGGGCGAAGCTACCAAACTCAAATACAAAAAAGAGGAATTCGAGGAAGAACCGGTGCAATAA
- a CDS encoding DEAD/DEAH box helicase yields MLKSRYIKIHVTDLDEDRYFISASDEQERFYVPSVWQYLFFNYHQETFFGTMVETATVEGVEGVVLNGWELATLFASEQLNRMVDWDWNETAELCLASAHTIQDAIREKEWLPDFAAWEQDEFAWMLPDRVWDEFLPAFWERENVRSFMRKWFNHALNDYMNQNQELKLAFGDKLKALREGSIAPRQLAAFFDEQSFREWMGIVENPVPFTLGLKLEEPSDVDSFWTLEVFLRDKRNPDVAVDAGNEAGFPKRWLPYLDRIEAEQERWVRLFPWLMGDKGLTDKLTEEEAWLFLTDASETLLALGVDILLPSWWQAMKSASLKVKAKVKGNTSHRPSFVGLQAMLDYDWRFSMNGVDLSEEEFSQLVEEKRRLVYIRGRWIKLDPAFIHQIQELMKKAEKEGLHVRDIIEQELFAEEGLDEDELENPKAFARIQIELNRNWRQMVKGLRDLKSLPLETVPGDFHGELRPYQQLGMSWLLFLRKYGFGGCLADDMGLGKTVQLISYLLKVRDEEPEAGPALIICPTSVLGNWQKELERFAPELNVHLHYGPGRLKEDEFTAAVREADVVLTSYGLTPLDAAELESVTWSSISIDEAQNIKNAGTKQSRAVRKLKGQHHIALTGTPMENRLTELWSIFDFINHGYLGSGGQFQKRFVLPIERDEEKPKIQQLQTLIRPFLLRRTKKDEDVALNLPDKLEQKEYCPLTAEQASLYEQLVKDTLAEIDKLSAFERKGLILQMLSRLKQLCNHPALYLKEAQPAGLLERSAKLEKLQELVGSVVEQEESCLIFTQYIEMGHMIQKMIKAEFGYEVPFLNGSVPKQQRDGMIARFQEREFPIFLLSLKAGGTGLNLTAANHVIHYDRWWNPAVENQATDRAYRIGQKRFVHVHKLICTGTLEEKIDLMLDKKQALNDEVIQSDSWITELSTDELKDLVNLR; encoded by the coding sequence ATGCTTAAGTCTAGATATATCAAGATTCATGTAACAGATTTAGATGAGGACCGCTATTTTATTTCGGCAAGTGATGAACAGGAGCGCTTCTATGTGCCGTCTGTCTGGCAGTATCTCTTCTTCAACTACCATCAGGAGACGTTTTTCGGAACGATGGTGGAGACGGCGACCGTGGAGGGTGTCGAGGGCGTTGTGTTGAACGGCTGGGAGCTGGCGACTCTGTTTGCGAGCGAGCAGCTGAATCGCATGGTGGATTGGGATTGGAATGAGACCGCTGAGCTATGTCTTGCCTCCGCCCATACGATTCAGGATGCGATTAGGGAAAAAGAATGGCTGCCTGACTTTGCGGCCTGGGAGCAGGATGAGTTCGCCTGGATGCTCCCTGACAGGGTATGGGATGAGTTTTTGCCTGCCTTTTGGGAGCGGGAGAATGTGCGCAGCTTTATGCGGAAATGGTTTAATCATGCCTTGAACGATTATATGAATCAGAATCAGGAGCTTAAACTTGCGTTTGGCGATAAGCTGAAGGCGTTGCGTGAGGGCTCGATTGCGCCCCGCCAGCTGGCAGCCTTTTTTGATGAGCAAAGCTTTCGCGAGTGGATGGGGATTGTGGAAAATCCCGTGCCGTTTACCCTTGGGCTGAAGCTGGAGGAACCGAGTGATGTTGATAGCTTCTGGACCTTGGAGGTTTTTTTACGTGATAAAAGAAACCCGGATGTAGCGGTCGATGCTGGAAATGAAGCAGGCTTTCCGAAGCGATGGCTGCCGTATCTCGATCGGATTGAAGCGGAGCAGGAGCGCTGGGTGCGGCTGTTTCCTTGGCTGATGGGCGATAAAGGCTTGACGGATAAGCTGACTGAGGAGGAAGCGTGGTTATTTTTAACGGATGCAAGTGAAACGCTGCTGGCGTTAGGTGTCGATATTCTCTTGCCGTCCTGGTGGCAGGCGATGAAGAGTGCGAGCTTAAAGGTGAAGGCGAAGGTAAAGGGGAATACGAGCCACCGGCCTTCGTTTGTCGGCCTGCAGGCGATGCTTGATTATGATTGGCGCTTTTCGATGAACGGCGTGGATTTGTCGGAGGAGGAATTCAGTCAGCTGGTCGAGGAAAAGCGGCGTTTGGTGTATATCCGCGGGCGCTGGATTAAGCTGGACCCGGCGTTTATCCATCAGATTCAGGAGCTGATGAAGAAGGCGGAAAAGGAAGGCCTGCATGTTCGCGATATTATTGAGCAGGAGCTGTTCGCCGAGGAGGGCTTGGATGAGGACGAGCTGGAGAATCCGAAGGCGTTTGCGAGGATTCAGATTGAGCTGAATCGGAATTGGCGCCAGATGGTCAAGGGGCTGCGAGATTTAAAGTCGCTGCCGCTTGAGACGGTGCCGGGGGATTTCCATGGTGAGCTTCGGCCTTATCAGCAGCTGGGGATGAGCTGGCTGTTGTTCCTGCGCAAGTATGGCTTTGGCGGCTGCTTGGCGGATGATATGGGACTTGGAAAAACCGTCCAGCTGATTTCGTATTTGCTGAAGGTGCGGGATGAGGAGCCTGAGGCTGGTCCGGCGCTGATTATTTGTCCGACGTCCGTGCTTGGAAATTGGCAGAAGGAGCTCGAGCGGTTTGCGCCTGAATTGAACGTGCATTTGCATTATGGGCCAGGCCGGCTGAAGGAGGATGAGTTTACGGCCGCGGTTCGTGAGGCCGATGTGGTGCTGACGTCGTATGGGCTGACGCCGTTAGATGCTGCGGAGCTGGAGTCGGTGACGTGGAGTTCGATTTCGATTGATGAGGCGCAGAATATTAAAAATGCCGGGACGAAGCAGTCGCGAGCGGTTAGGAAGCTGAAGGGTCAGCATCATATTGCGCTGACGGGAACGCCGATGGAGAATCGATTGACCGAGCTGTGGTCGATTTTTGATTTTATTAATCATGGTTATCTAGGGTCAGGCGGTCAGTTCCAGAAGCGGTTTGTGCTGCCGATTGAGCGTGATGAGGAGAAGCCGAAGATTCAGCAGCTGCAGACGTTGATTCGGCCGTTCTTACTGCGACGGACGAAGAAGGATGAGGATGTGGCGTTGAATTTGCCGGATAAGCTGGAGCAGAAGGAATATTGCCCGCTGACGGCTGAGCAGGCTTCGTTGTACGAGCAGCTTGTGAAGGATACGCTGGCGGAGATTGATAAGCTGTCGGCGTTTGAGCGGAAGGGCTTGATTCTGCAGATGCTGAGTCGGCTGAAGCAGCTGTGTAACCATCCGGCGTTGTATCTAAAGGAGGCTCAGCCGGCGGGACTATTGGAGCGGTCGGCGAAGCTTGAGAAGCTGCAGGAGCTGGTCGGCTCGGTGGTTGAGCAGGAGGAGAGCTGCTTAATCTTTACGCAGTATATTGAGATGGGGCATATGATTCAAAAGATGATTAAGGCTGAGTTTGGCTATGAGGTGCCGTTCTTGAACGGTAGTGTGCCGAAGCAGCAGCGGGATGGTATGATTGCCCGCTTCCAGGAGCGTGAGTTTCCGATCTTCCTGCTGTCGTTGAAAGCCGGTGGGACGGGCTTGAATTTAACGGCCGCCAATCACGTGATACACTATGACCGTTGGTGGAATCCGGCGGTTGAGAACCAGGCCACTGACCGGGCTTACCGGATCGGGCAAAAGCGGTTTGTTCACGTACATAAGCTGATTTGTACCGGGACGCTGGAGGAGAAAATTGATTTAATGCTTGATAAGAAGCAGGCATTGAATGATGAAGTGATTCAAAGTGACAGCTGGATTACCGAGCTGTCGACAGATGAATTGAAGGATTTGGTGAATTTGCGTTAG
- the fabZ gene encoding 3-hydroxyacyl-ACP dehydratase FabZ — MLDIDQIKEIIPHRYPFLLVDRIVEVEEGKRAVGIKNVSANEEFFNGHFPEFPVMPGVLIVEALAQVGAVAMLMKEENRGRLAFFAGIDNCRFKRQVRPGDQLRLEVEMTRLRGSFGKGKAIATVDGEVACETEIMFALGDAKEN, encoded by the coding sequence ATGTTAGATATAGATCAGATTAAAGAGATTATTCCACATCGTTATCCATTTTTGTTAGTGGACCGCATTGTGGAAGTGGAAGAAGGAAAAAGAGCGGTTGGAATCAAAAATGTGAGTGCAAATGAAGAGTTTTTTAATGGGCACTTTCCAGAATTCCCAGTTATGCCAGGTGTGTTAATTGTGGAAGCATTGGCCCAGGTTGGTGCGGTTGCTATGCTGATGAAGGAAGAAAACCGTGGTCGACTTGCTTTCTTTGCTGGGATTGATAACTGCCGCTTCAAGCGTCAAGTCCGCCCAGGCGATCAGCTGAGATTAGAAGTGGAAATGACACGTCTGCGCGGCTCCTTTGGGAAAGGAAAAGCGATTGCGACGGTTGACGGCGAAGTGGCCTGTGAAACGGAAATCATGTTCGCGCTAGGCGATGCAAAGGAAAACTAA
- a CDS encoding DNA-directed RNA polymerase subunit beta: protein MAVNESSREAIKAEKKQNKEKEQSEKKSKRIRVRLIPIWLRVIIVLLLIFLSTAIGAMVGYGMIGDGKAFDIFKPSTWTYIIDLVEKK, encoded by the coding sequence ATGGCTGTAAACGAAAGTAGCCGGGAGGCCATCAAGGCTGAGAAAAAACAAAATAAAGAAAAAGAGCAATCTGAAAAGAAAAGCAAAAGGATCCGCGTGCGCCTCATACCGATTTGGCTCCGCGTAATCATCGTGCTGCTGCTGATTTTCCTCAGCACAGCAATCGGTGCAATGGTTGGCTACGGTATGATAGGTGACGGAAAGGCATTCGACATCTTTAAACCATCCACCTGGACCTACATCATCGACCTCGTCGAAAAGAAATAA
- the mreB gene encoding rod shape-determining protein, translated as MFARDIGIDLGTANVLIHVKGRGIVLNEPSVVAIDKNTNRVLAVGEEARRMVGRTPGNIVAIRPLKDGVIADFDVTEAMLKHFINKLNVKGFLSKPRILICCPTNITSVEQKAIKEAAEKSGGKKIYLEEEPKVAAIGAGMDIFQPSGNMVVDIGGGTTDIAVLSMGDIVTSSSIKMAGDNFDSEILHYIKRQYKLLIGERTAENIKITIGTVFPDSRNEEMEIRGRDMVSGLPRTITVKSDEIERALRESVTVIVQAAKSVLERTPPELSADIIDRGVILTGGGALLHGIDMLLAEELKVPVLVAENPMDCVAIGTGIMLDNIDKLPRRKIG; from the coding sequence ATGTTCGCAAGGGATATTGGAATTGACTTAGGGACGGCAAACGTATTGATTCATGTTAAAGGCCGTGGGATCGTATTGAATGAACCTTCAGTTGTGGCGATAGATAAAAATACAAACCGAGTATTGGCCGTTGGGGAAGAAGCACGCCGCATGGTAGGACGTACACCGGGGAATATTGTGGCCATTCGGCCGTTAAAGGACGGAGTTATTGCGGATTTTGATGTCACTGAGGCAATGCTTAAGCATTTTATTAATAAGCTGAATGTCAAAGGATTTCTTTCCAAGCCGCGCATTCTGATTTGCTGCCCGACGAACATTACGAGCGTGGAGCAGAAAGCTATTAAAGAAGCAGCGGAAAAAAGCGGTGGAAAGAAAATTTATTTAGAGGAAGAGCCGAAGGTAGCTGCGATTGGCGCGGGCATGGATATATTCCAGCCAAGCGGAAATATGGTCGTGGACATCGGCGGTGGAACGACGGATATTGCGGTGCTTTCCATGGGCGATATCGTGACGTCCTCTTCAATAAAAATGGCGGGAGATAACTTTGATTCTGAAATTCTCCATTACATTAAGAGACAATATAAGCTGTTGATCGGTGAAAGAACGGCTGAAAATATTAAAATTACAATCGGAACGGTTTTCCCTGATTCAAGAAATGAGGAAATGGAAATCAGAGGCCGTGATATGGTATCCGGATTACCGCGTACGATTACGGTAAAATCGGATGAAATCGAAAGGGCCTTGCGTGAATCTGTTACGGTGATTGTACAAGCTGCTAAATCTGTACTGGAGCGCACACCGCCTGAGCTGTCAGCGGATATCATTGACCGTGGGGTCATCCTAACCGGTGGAGGTGCTCTGCTGCACGGCATCGACATGCTGTTAGCAGAGGAGCTAAAGGTACCGGTATTGGTTGCAGAAAATCCAATGGACTGCGTAGCTATTGGAACAGGTATCATGCTCGACAACATCGACAAACTACCAAGAAGAAAAATCGGATAA
- a CDS encoding LysM peptidoglycan-binding domain-containing protein — MMRKSSAFVCILMVQLLLLHAPAPVDAVKQDFSHLYEVRAGDSLPVIADKYGTTVEELKATNGLISDSLRIGQRLFVPMMYEVMTGDTLDKIANTYNSTVELIQATNGLSSSELEIGQILKIPPKRLTMQGQYIVMTREEFQDWLFHQVFTRKISLIQQHHTWLPSYKHFYGNNHFSMLKGMETFHMRKMGWSNIAQNITTFPDGKIAVCRPFDVAPDGTIGPTANSVGIAIEHIGNFDLGHDVMTAEQKETIVYITALLCMKFGLAPSIDSITYHHWWSLKTKQRVLDNGPEYDVKTCPGTAFFGGNTTQSATNYFYPLVVQKMQEIRASMKQRY; from the coding sequence ATGATGAGGAAGAGTTCTGCTTTTGTTTGTATTTTAATGGTCCAGTTATTACTTTTGCATGCGCCTGCTCCGGTAGATGCCGTGAAGCAGGATTTTAGCCATCTTTATGAAGTGCGCGCCGGCGATAGTCTGCCTGTGATCGCGGATAAGTATGGGACGACGGTTGAGGAGCTGAAGGCGACGAATGGGCTGATTTCTGATTCGTTACGTATTGGCCAGAGACTGTTTGTGCCAATGATGTATGAAGTGATGACCGGTGACACGCTTGATAAGATCGCCAATACCTATAACTCAACCGTGGAGCTGATTCAAGCCACGAACGGACTTTCTTCTTCGGAGCTGGAAATTGGCCAAATATTAAAGATTCCTCCGAAAAGATTGACGATGCAGGGCCAGTATATCGTGATGACGCGTGAGGAATTCCAGGACTGGCTGTTTCATCAGGTTTTTACTCGGAAAATCAGTCTGATTCAGCAGCATCACACCTGGCTGCCATCCTACAAGCATTTTTACGGCAATAATCATTTTTCCATGCTGAAGGGAATGGAGACCTTTCATATGAGGAAGATGGGCTGGTCGAATATTGCACAGAACATCACCACCTTTCCAGATGGAAAAATCGCGGTTTGCCGCCCTTTTGACGTCGCACCGGATGGGACAATTGGTCCAACGGCCAACTCAGTTGGAATCGCCATCGAGCATATCGGTAACTTTGACCTCGGCCATGACGTCATGACCGCCGAGCAGAAGGAAACGATCGTCTATATTACCGCCCTCCTCTGCATGAAATTCGGGCTCGCCCCCTCCATCGACAGCATCACCTATCATCATTGGTGGAGCTTGAAGACGAAACAAAGAGTGCTTGATAACGGACCTGAATATGATGTAAAAACCTGTCCAGGCACCGCGTTTTTCGGCGGCAACACGACCCAAAGCGCCACCAATTACTTCTATCCGCTCGTCGTACAGAAAATGCAGGAAATTCGCGCGAGCATGAAGCAGCGCTACTGA
- a CDS encoding M23 family metallopeptidase, with translation MREEEKNTSRGFKRYFKKRWVFPAVYIASAALILTGVLWYQNSSTDNAIDSDKFSMNGTNNPGQIGKDEAIEVTRAMENVVLPMNAKERSSAVIQKKFYEDNAKAEEQEAALVVYQNQYHPNTGIDITVKDGEAFDVIAALSGTVTRVEEDALLGNVIEIQHDDDIVTQYSSIKEMKVEVGDEIEQGQALATAGKSLFNEEAGTHVHFEIRKNGVPVNPEKYLNKPVSALQEEAVVEEPASDEKETTGDQGVSEEEELMNEEGQEETKKEPAADKDSSDATEGQEPAEKPSDSDKSTDEKKESTDSEKPADEKDADEKQNKENKDA, from the coding sequence ATGAGAGAGGAAGAAAAAAATACTTCTCGAGGTTTTAAACGCTATTTCAAAAAGCGTTGGGTATTTCCAGCTGTTTATATTGCGAGTGCAGCCCTTATTCTAACCGGTGTTTTATGGTATCAAAACAGCAGCACGGACAATGCAATTGATTCAGATAAGTTTAGTATGAACGGGACAAATAATCCTGGTCAAATCGGTAAGGACGAGGCGATTGAAGTTACCCGTGCGATGGAAAACGTGGTGCTTCCAATGAATGCGAAGGAACGCAGCAGTGCGGTCATCCAGAAGAAATTCTACGAGGACAACGCAAAGGCTGAAGAGCAGGAAGCCGCTCTTGTGGTTTACCAAAATCAATATCATCCAAACACAGGGATTGATATTACGGTAAAAGACGGCGAAGCGTTTGATGTAATCGCTGCTTTGAGCGGAACGGTTACGAGAGTCGAAGAGGATGCGCTTCTAGGCAACGTGATCGAAATCCAGCACGATGACGATATCGTGACACAATATTCATCTATTAAAGAGATGAAGGTTGAAGTTGGAGACGAAATTGAGCAGGGACAAGCTCTTGCGACAGCTGGAAAAAGCTTGTTCAACGAAGAAGCAGGCACACATGTACATTTTGAAATCCGTAAGAATGGTGTACCTGTAAATCCTGAGAAATATCTAAATAAACCGGTTAGTGCATTACAAGAGGAAGCAGTCGTTGAAGAGCCAGCTTCTGATGAAAAAGAAACAACTGGTGACCAGGGCGTTAGCGAAGAAGAAGAGCTAATGAACGAAGAAGGCCAGGAAGAGACTAAGAAAGAGCCAGCAGCTGATAAAGACAGCTCTGATGCAACAGAAGGTCAAGAGCCTGCTGAAAAGCCGTCTGATTCAGATAAATCTACAGATGAAAAAAAGGAATCAACAGATTCTGAAAAGCCAGCAGATGAAAAAGACGCTGACGAAAAGCAAAATAAAGAAAATAAAGATGCATAA
- a CDS encoding flagellar hook-basal body protein: protein MNRTMITATNTLGQLQKQMDVISNNISNVETTGFKRREATFTDLLVQQFNNASEDTEAARLTPDGIRQGSGARLGQIQMIMAQGAIKATDRPLDTAFTKEGLYYRIQVQTADGYETQYTRDGAFYLSPLSDSETMLVTTSGHPVLDEDNNPVIIAGKAEEYTINETGTLTVSLADGSEQSINLGVSLVNQPQFLEKKGSNLLGLPAGAEAEGIFTDLDGNLRGQIAIRSGALELSNVDLSKEMTDLMTAQRSYQFQARSINMADQMMGLINGIR from the coding sequence ATGAACAGAACGATGATTACAGCGACGAATACGTTGGGACAGCTGCAAAAGCAAATGGACGTGATTAGTAACAATATATCAAATGTTGAGACAACCGGCTTTAAGCGAAGGGAAGCGACGTTTACCGATTTGCTTGTCCAGCAGTTTAACAATGCGTCTGAAGATACAGAAGCGGCCCGGTTAACGCCGGATGGCATTCGCCAAGGGTCTGGTGCAAGGCTTGGTCAGATCCAAATGATTATGGCACAGGGGGCTATAAAAGCAACAGACCGCCCGCTTGATACAGCTTTTACAAAGGAAGGCCTGTACTATCGGATTCAGGTGCAAACCGCTGATGGCTATGAAACACAGTATACAAGAGATGGAGCTTTTTATTTATCGCCGTTGTCGGATAGCGAAACGATGCTCGTGACAACCAGCGGCCATCCCGTTTTGGATGAGGATAATAATCCCGTGATTATCGCTGGAAAGGCAGAGGAATATACGATTAATGAAACCGGGACGTTGACGGTGAGTCTGGCGGACGGAAGCGAGCAAAGTATAAATTTGGGCGTATCACTCGTTAATCAACCACAATTTCTAGAGAAAAAAGGAAGCAATCTGCTCGGGCTTCCGGCTGGAGCGGAAGCGGAGGGTATTTTCACTGACCTTGATGGAAATTTGCGGGGTCAGATAGCGATTCGTTCCGGTGCGCTTGAGCTTTCTAATGTGGATTTATCAAAAGAAATGACAGATCTGATGACCGCACAGCGCTCGTATCAATTCCAAGCGCGGTCGATCAATATGGCTGATCAAATGATGGGGCTAATAAATGGAATTCGTTAA
- a CDS encoding flagellar hook-basal body protein has translation MLRGFYTAASGMLAQQRKTEMLANNMANVNTPGFKADQTSLRAFPEMLLKQIEGQPFPSQNGRTTYNSIGTLNTGVYLQEAMPLFQQGSLKETTLSTDVALLDINLPINPDTGRTGSVFFTVMNANGETRYTRNGNFTLDSEGYLTTGSGMYVLDQEGNQIQLTSDQFQISEDGYITGANGETARLGIGYSDNPLAMVKEGDGLFRADGELADAYTTANVTFKMQQGFLEQSNVDSAQTMTEMMTAYRAFEANQKILQAYDTSLQKTVNEVGRIG, from the coding sequence ATGTTAAGAGGCTTTTATACGGCGGCGTCGGGAATGCTGGCGCAGCAGCGGAAGACAGAAATGCTGGCGAATAATATGGCCAATGTGAATACGCCTGGTTTTAAGGCGGACCAAACGTCGCTGAGGGCTTTTCCTGAAATGCTGCTTAAACAAATAGAGGGGCAGCCGTTTCCTTCACAAAATGGGAGAACAACCTATAACTCAATTGGCACGTTGAATACAGGCGTATATTTGCAGGAGGCAATGCCGCTGTTTCAGCAGGGCTCTTTAAAGGAAACGACATTGAGTACGGATGTTGCTCTATTGGATATCAATCTACCGATCAATCCGGATACTGGGCGGACAGGCTCGGTCTTTTTTACCGTTATGAATGCGAACGGGGAAACCCGCTACACACGGAATGGTAATTTTACGCTGGACAGTGAGGGTTATCTGACGACTGGAAGCGGGATGTATGTGCTTGATCAAGAGGGAAATCAGATTCAACTCACCAGCGACCAATTCCAAATAAGTGAGGATGGCTACATTACCGGTGCGAACGGTGAAACGGCCCGGCTGGGAATCGGCTACAGCGACAATCCGTTAGCGATGGTAAAGGAAGGCGACGGCTTGTTCCGGGCAGACGGCGAGCTGGCTGACGCTTATACGACGGCAAATGTCACGTTTAAAATGCAGCAGGGGTTCCTTGAGCAGTCGAATGTGGATTCTGCTCAGACCATGACGGAAATGATGACGGCATACCGAGCGTTTGAGGCGAACCAAAAGATTTTGCAGGCCTATGATACGAGTCTGCAAAAAACAGTCAATGAAGTCGGGAGAATCGGCTAA
- the ssb gene encoding single-stranded DNA-binding protein, producing MINQVTLVGRLTKDPELRITPDGIAVTNVTLALNRQFRNQQGEQGADFVQCTIWKKTAENTVHYCRKGSLIGITGRIQTRSYDNQEGRRVYITEVIADTVRFIGTKRSEESVHHLEKEIPVPAGSH from the coding sequence ATGATCAATCAGGTCACACTTGTAGGCAGGCTTACGAAGGACCCTGAGCTGCGGATTACACCCGATGGCATTGCGGTCACGAATGTCACGCTGGCCCTTAACCGGCAATTTCGGAATCAGCAGGGGGAGCAGGGGGCTGATTTTGTCCAATGTACGATTTGGAAAAAGACGGCCGAGAACACGGTCCATTATTGCCGCAAAGGTTCACTCATCGGCATTACGGGACGGATTCAAACACGTAGCTATGATAATCAGGAGGGGCGTAGGGTATATATCACCGAGGTCATCGCCGACACGGTGCGGTTTATCGGGACAAAGCGGTCAGAGGAGTCGGTTCACCATCTAGAAAAAGAAATACCTGTGCCTGCCGGTTCCCATTAA